A genome region from Blautia coccoides includes the following:
- a CDS encoding manganese efflux pump MntP, translating to MELWELFVISVGLSMDAFAIAICKGLSVEKLEKKHLVIVGLWFGGAQALMPLLGYVLGTGFRFWIEQIDHWISFALLCIIGFSMIRESREQCKPMNNSFSAKVMLPLAIADSIDALAAGITFAFLEVSILPAVLLIGSITFLLSAMGVWLGNRFGEKYRSKAELAGGIILVIMGIKILLEHLGLLVFCK from the coding sequence ATGGAACTGTGGGAATTGTTTGTCATCTCGGTAGGGCTTTCCATGGACGCTTTTGCTATTGCGATCTGCAAAGGTCTGTCCGTAGAGAAACTGGAGAAAAAGCATCTGGTGATCGTTGGTCTTTGGTTTGGCGGTGCGCAGGCATTGATGCCGCTGCTTGGCTATGTGCTGGGCACGGGTTTCCGATTCTGGATTGAACAGATCGACCATTGGATTTCATTTGCATTGCTGTGTATCATTGGATTTAGTATGATAAGAGAATCCAGGGAACAATGTAAACCCATGAATAACTCTTTCTCTGCCAAAGTAATGCTCCCGCTTGCCATAGCAGACAGTATTGATGCCCTGGCCGCAGGTATTACCTTTGCATTTTTGGAGGTTTCTATCCTCCCTGCGGTTCTGCTGATCGGTTCTATCACATTCCTTCTTTCTGCCATGGGTGTATGGCTGGGCAACCGGTTCGGCGAAAAGTATAGAAGTAAAGCGGAATTGGCGGGCGGCATTATCCTGGTTATTATGGGAATAAAAATCTTATTGGAACATCTTGGTCTTTTAGTATTCTGCAAATAA
- a CDS encoding aldo/keto reductase, protein MKYTKLGNSDLQVSRICMGCMGLGDAKRGQHSWTLDEEHSREIIKRGLELGVNFFDTAIAYQSGTSEQYVGKALRDFAKREDVMIATKFLPRPKETAAAGITGQQYIENMINLSLTNLGTDHVDLYIYHMWDHQTPLYEIMDGLNRVVKAGKARYIGISNCFAWQLAKANALAEREGFAKFISVQGHYNLIFREEEREMIPYCREENIALTPYSALAGGRLSKRTDETSKRLKEDNYARLKYDASKEQDEVIINRVSELAEKHGISMTEVSLAWLLTKVTSPVVGATRFSHIEGAAAAVDIGLKEEEIRYLEEAYSPHNLVGVMAQNKIS, encoded by the coding sequence ATGAAATATACAAAATTAGGAAACTCTGATTTACAGGTATCCCGTATCTGTATGGGATGTATGGGACTTGGGGATGCCAAAAGGGGACAACATTCCTGGACCCTGGACGAAGAACATTCCAGAGAGATCATAAAGAGAGGATTGGAGCTGGGAGTGAATTTCTTCGATACTGCCATTGCTTATCAGAGTGGAACAAGTGAACAGTATGTGGGAAAAGCTTTACGGGATTTTGCCAAAAGAGAGGATGTAATGATCGCCACTAAATTTCTTCCCAGACCAAAGGAGACGGCTGCAGCAGGTATTACCGGACAACAGTACATCGAAAACATGATAAACCTCAGTCTTACCAACTTAGGAACAGATCATGTAGATCTTTATATTTACCATATGTGGGATCATCAGACACCTCTCTATGAGATCATGGACGGTCTGAACCGCGTTGTGAAGGCAGGAAAAGCACGTTATATTGGAATCTCCAACTGCTTTGCATGGCAGCTCGCCAAGGCTAACGCGCTGGCAGAGAGAGAAGGCTTTGCAAAATTTATTTCTGTTCAGGGACATTATAATCTGATTTTCCGCGAAGAAGAACGGGAAATGATCCCTTACTGCAGGGAAGAAAATATCGCGCTGACTCCTTACAGTGCCCTGGCGGGAGGAAGACTCTCCAAACGTACTGATGAGACTTCTAAGAGACTAAAGGAGGATAACTATGCGCGGTTGAAATATGATGCCTCAAAAGAGCAGGATGAGGTTATCATAAACCGGGTGTCTGAGCTTGCCGAAAAACACGGTATATCCATGACAGAAGTCTCACTGGCGTGGCTTCTGACAAAAGTAACATCACCGGTAGTTGGCGCAACCAGATTTTCTCATATTGAAGGAGCAGCAGCAGCCGTGGACATCGGACTTAAGGAAGAGGAGATAAGATATCTGGAAGAAGCTTATTCTCCCCACAATCTGGTGGGAGTTATGGCTCAAAACAAAATTTCTTAA
- a CDS encoding putative ABC transporter permease, with translation MGHLYLQQICYLVLLFFVFSVLGWCMEVFLKYIQYHHFINRGFLIGPYCPIYGSGIVFITVMVSILSGMESSVGTTFSISFIGCGILEYAVSYYLEKKFHARWWDYSTKPMNLHGRIWIGNLFLFGIGGTLVIEVINPIMYSLFDRIPERSLYALSSLIVFVMSADYLTSHFVMKFVKSSVENSEADNTESISKEIKLLMSNKSILYRRIADAYPDVIYRTDRINQRMREIKEEMERIQQETANNLDRIKQEVTYSFELMKVTPSQIQEEIIDKQDQLILRLEEDTADKEEIEELQKAIQEKKKYLEDRKNLYRVR, from the coding sequence ATGGGTCATTTATATTTGCAGCAAATCTGTTACTTAGTTTTATTATTTTTTGTATTTTCAGTATTAGGTTGGTGTATGGAAGTATTTCTTAAGTACATACAATACCATCATTTTATAAATCGAGGATTTTTGATAGGTCCCTATTGTCCAATTTATGGCTCCGGTATCGTATTCATCACGGTAATGGTAAGTATATTATCCGGTATGGAGTCATCTGTTGGAACAACCTTCAGTATTTCCTTTATTGGCTGCGGGATTTTGGAATATGCAGTCAGTTATTATCTGGAAAAGAAGTTTCATGCCAGATGGTGGGATTATAGTACAAAACCAATGAATCTTCATGGACGTATTTGGATCGGAAATTTATTCCTGTTTGGAATCGGAGGTACATTGGTGATCGAGGTAATTAATCCGATCATGTATTCCTTGTTCGATCGAATTCCAGAGAGAAGTCTCTATGCACTTTCAAGTTTGATTGTATTTGTTATGTCCGCAGATTATCTGACATCACATTTTGTCATGAAGTTTGTTAAAAGCAGCGTAGAAAATAGTGAAGCTGATAATACGGAGAGTATAAGCAAAGAAATCAAGCTTCTCATGAGTAATAAATCGATTCTTTACAGGCGAATTGCAGATGCATATCCGGATGTCATTTACCGAACTGACCGTATCAATCAGAGAATGCGGGAGATCAAAGAGGAGATGGAACGAATTCAGCAAGAAACTGCCAATAACCTGGATCGTATTAAGCAGGAGGTAACCTATAGTTTTGAGTTGATGAAAGTAACACCTTCCCAAATACAAGAGGAAATTATAGACAAACAAGACCAACTGATTTTACGTCTGGAAGAGGATACTGCGGACAAAGAAGAGATAGAGGAACTGCAAAAGGCGATTCAAGAGAAGAAAAAGTATCTGGAAGACCGGAAAAACTTATATCGCGTCAGATAA
- a CDS encoding TetR/AcrR family transcriptional regulator yields MPPKPKITKEMILNIVLEITRETGFETVNARSIAHKLQCSTRPIFTCYANMDELKNEFLAVAYKFYEQFVTDYSNSEDVSPYLILPLSYIAFAQKETYLFKLLFVNDMDLKMTEANDFYKEIDNERRAILFSETIGIELEHAKKIFLDLFLYTHGIAVLTVTKKLTFNRNTAEKMVMNTLSALIRQEKPDWDPCMR; encoded by the coding sequence ATGCCGCCTAAGCCTAAAATAACAAAAGAAATGATTTTAAACATTGTTCTGGAAATCACAAGAGAAACAGGATTTGAAACTGTAAATGCCCGGAGTATTGCGCATAAATTACAGTGTTCAACCCGGCCGATTTTTACTTGTTATGCAAACATGGACGAATTAAAAAATGAATTTCTTGCTGTCGCATATAAATTCTACGAACAGTTTGTCACCGATTATAGTAATTCTGAAGATGTCAGTCCTTATTTGATCCTTCCTCTTTCGTACATTGCATTCGCTCAAAAAGAAACCTATTTATTCAAATTACTATTTGTAAATGATATGGACTTAAAAATGACAGAGGCAAATGATTTTTATAAAGAGATTGATAATGAAAGAAGAGCAATATTATTTTCAGAGACCATAGGTATAGAGTTAGAGCACGCAAAAAAAATATTTCTCGATCTATTTCTCTATACCCATGGCATAGCAGTCCTGACAGTAACAAAAAAATTAACGTTCAATAGAAATACTGCTGAAAAAATGGTGATGAATACATTATCTGCTTTGATAAGACAAGAAAAACCTGATTGGGATCCATGTATGAGGTAG
- a CDS encoding aldo/keto reductase, with the protein MYYKKFHEYEISALGIGSLRLPAKCNEPNIIDRQKAQKVLDHALECGINYIDTAYTYHNGDSERFLGEALKKYPRDSYYLASKFYVAANPDIECVFEEQLKRLKTDYLDFYLLHGVDENSIDAFMDKGRDYIGFLEKQKKAGRIRYYGFSSHAAPETLTRFLTWHDKFDMALIQLNYLDWDLLDAKMQYEILTEHHIPIWVMEPLKGGRLSTLNQKAADILKTAAPDRSLSSWAFRFLMGLPNVQTVLSGMASITQVQDNVKTFGHCDPLNEKEYNILRSAKAVFMDDLGVPCSGCRYCCEYCPAKLDIPLLIKGYNEQKVSGELWRIAEISNLQHGPKDCLQCGQCMEHCPQKIDIPAVMQSMMDTSQ; encoded by the coding sequence ATGTATTATAAAAAATTTCATGAATATGAGATATCTGCCCTGGGAATCGGCTCATTAAGATTACCTGCAAAATGCAATGAACCGAACATCATCGATCGACAAAAGGCACAGAAGGTGCTCGATCACGCGCTGGAATGCGGAATCAACTATATTGACACAGCTTACACCTATCATAATGGAGATTCTGAACGCTTTCTCGGAGAGGCTTTAAAAAAATATCCAAGAGACAGTTATTATCTCGCCTCAAAATTTTATGTAGCCGCAAATCCTGACATTGAATGTGTATTTGAAGAACAATTAAAGAGGCTTAAAACTGACTATTTGGATTTTTATCTCCTGCATGGTGTGGATGAAAATTCTATTGACGCTTTCATGGACAAAGGAAGAGATTATATCGGCTTCCTGGAAAAACAGAAAAAGGCCGGGCGGATTCGGTATTATGGTTTTTCCTCCCATGCCGCCCCTGAAACTCTCACCAGATTTCTGACATGGCATGATAAATTTGATATGGCGCTGATCCAACTGAATTATCTGGACTGGGATCTGTTGGACGCCAAAATGCAGTACGAGATCTTGACAGAGCATCATATCCCCATATGGGTTATGGAGCCTTTAAAGGGTGGACGATTATCAACTCTTAATCAAAAAGCCGCAGACATATTAAAAACAGCAGCGCCGGACCGTTCACTTTCTTCGTGGGCATTTCGTTTTCTGATGGGACTTCCCAATGTCCAGACAGTATTAAGCGGCATGGCCTCGATCACTCAAGTACAGGATAATGTAAAGACGTTTGGACACTGTGATCCACTGAATGAGAAAGAATATAATATATTAAGATCAGCAAAAGCCGTGTTTATGGATGATTTAGGTGTTCCATGTTCCGGATGCCGGTATTGCTGTGAATACTGTCCGGCCAAACTTGATATTCCGCTTTTGATAAAAGGATATAATGAACAAAAAGTCAGCGGGGAGCTTTGGAGAATTGCGGAGATTTCTAATCTGCAGCATGGCCCAAAAGACTGCCTGCAATGTGGCCAATGCATGGAACACTGTCCTCAGAAAATAGATATCCCTGCTGTCATGCAAAGTATGATGGACACATCACAGTAA
- a CDS encoding sensor histidine kinase → MTQKMSRRNSIYTQLLRLLIVSAVAALAIFCILDIVGQYLTDYYVEETNYVEKKNQRYVVKLQEYVQQQELSTRDTSKMNAWVKEQQLLFIRVYKDGIQVFNSEYPGQEIWEEEIEAEDYAWEDSYMVQFSDGTAEVIITGAYIYQFYNYVMIGEIILSFVLFLLFVLLGVRRKMDYIRKLRDEIEILESGSLDYKITVKGKDELSELAEGLDSMRLSFISLIQQEAEMVRKNQRIVTEMSHDLRTPVTSIMLYTEILKKGKYKSEVQFKEYLDKIDLKAHRMKQLTDHLFEYSLIAGEGEIELEEPEQYEVLFYDLFSETCSFLEQKGFQVVFHVDWVDSVVQISTDYVMRILDNVTSNIVKYADPSAPVEISSVQEEHMVGFSVKNSILRSEKKPESTGIGIQNINNMMKKMGGKSIVQEEEKQFRLVLLFPCL, encoded by the coding sequence TTGACGCAGAAAATGAGTAGAAGAAATTCCATTTATACACAGTTACTGCGTCTTTTGATCGTATCAGCAGTTGCAGCACTGGCCATTTTTTGTATTCTGGATATTGTGGGACAATACTTAACTGACTACTATGTGGAAGAGACAAATTACGTTGAAAAGAAGAATCAAAGATATGTGGTAAAGCTTCAGGAATATGTTCAGCAACAAGAACTCTCAACCAGAGATACCAGTAAGATGAATGCGTGGGTAAAAGAGCAGCAGTTATTATTCATCCGAGTGTATAAAGATGGAATACAGGTATTCAATTCAGAATATCCGGGGCAGGAAATATGGGAGGAAGAGATTGAAGCGGAAGACTATGCATGGGAGGACTCCTATATGGTACAATTTTCTGATGGTACGGCGGAAGTCATCATAACAGGCGCATATATCTATCAGTTTTATAATTATGTTATGATAGGCGAGATAATACTTTCTTTTGTCCTGTTTCTTCTGTTTGTCCTTTTAGGCGTTCGTCGGAAAATGGATTATATTAGAAAACTAAGAGATGAGATTGAAATTTTAGAGAGCGGTAGTTTGGATTATAAGATTACGGTAAAGGGAAAGGACGAATTATCTGAACTGGCAGAAGGACTGGACAGCATGCGTCTTTCTTTTATCAGCCTGATACAGCAGGAAGCCGAGATGGTGCGGAAAAATCAGAGAATTGTTACGGAGATGTCCCATGACCTGCGGACTCCAGTAACCTCTATTATGCTTTATACGGAAATTTTGAAGAAGGGGAAGTATAAGAGTGAGGTACAGTTTAAAGAATATCTGGATAAGATTGACCTGAAAGCTCATCGCATGAAGCAGTTGACAGACCATCTTTTTGAATACTCTTTGATCGCAGGAGAGGGCGAGATAGAACTGGAAGAACCGGAGCAGTATGAAGTTTTGTTTTACGATTTGTTTTCAGAGACATGCAGCTTTCTTGAGCAGAAAGGTTTTCAGGTTGTATTCCATGTGGACTGGGTGGATAGTGTTGTACAGATTTCAACCGATTATGTGATGCGGATTTTAGACAATGTGACTTCTAATATTGTGAAGTATGCCGATCCGTCAGCACCGGTCGAGATTTCTTCCGTTCAGGAAGAGCATATGGTCGGTTTTTCTGTCAAAAACAGTATTCTGAGGTCAGAAAAAAAGCCAGAAAGCACTGGGATTGGAATACAGAATATAAATAATATGATGAAGAAAATGGGTGGAAAATCTATTGTTCAAGAAGAGGAAAAGCAGTTCCGGTTAGTGCTGCTGTTTCCTTGTTTATAA
- a CDS encoding LysR family transcriptional regulator, whose protein sequence is MELRVLQYFLAVAREQSIIRAAESLHLSQPTLSTQIKNVEEELGKQLLIRGTKGSRKVTLTEEGMILRKRAEEILELVKKAEKEITFANDIVMGDIYIGTGETDAVHILAKAAKSLQNTCPGIRYHISSGNSTFVKEHLDKGLLDFGIVFGSVDLTKYNALKIPVKDVWGVLMRKDSPLAAKEKISPEDLWDKPLIISQQEDKGGALTQWLKRQVSDLNVAATYNLIFNASLLVEEGLGYAIGFDKIINTTGTSSLCFRPLVPKLEEEISIIWKKYQMFSKPAEKFIEILKENLFPEYVDGMTGNAQ, encoded by the coding sequence ATGGAATTACGAGTTCTCCAATATTTTCTTGCGGTCGCAAGAGAACAAAGTATCATACGTGCCGCGGAATCCCTTCATCTTTCCCAGCCCACACTTTCCACCCAGATCAAGAATGTGGAGGAAGAACTGGGCAAACAGTTATTGATCCGCGGTACTAAAGGATCGCGGAAGGTTACGCTGACAGAAGAAGGAATGATTTTACGGAAGCGTGCGGAAGAGATTCTTGAACTGGTAAAGAAAGCAGAAAAGGAAATCACATTTGCCAATGATATTGTAATGGGAGATATTTATATCGGAACCGGAGAGACTGATGCAGTGCACATTCTGGCAAAAGCGGCAAAAAGTTTGCAGAACACCTGTCCCGGAATCCGATATCATATTTCCAGCGGGAATTCCACCTTCGTAAAGGAACATCTAGATAAAGGTCTGCTGGATTTTGGTATTGTGTTCGGCTCCGTAGATCTGACAAAATATAACGCGCTGAAAATACCCGTTAAGGATGTATGGGGTGTTCTGATGCGGAAGGATTCGCCGCTTGCGGCAAAAGAGAAGATTTCTCCGGAAGACTTATGGGACAAGCCTCTTATCATATCCCAACAGGAAGACAAAGGCGGTGCACTGACTCAATGGCTGAAGCGTCAGGTATCGGATCTGAACGTAGCTGCAACCTATAACCTGATTTTTAATGCTTCGCTGTTGGTAGAGGAAGGCCTGGGATATGCCATTGGTTTTGACAAAATCATCAATACAACCGGAACCAGCAGTCTCTGTTTCAGGCCGCTGGTTCCGAAGCTGGAAGAAGAAATAAGTATTATCTGGAAAAAATACCAGATGTTTTCTAAACCCGCTGAAAAATTTATTGAGATATTGAAGGAAAATTTATTTCCTGAATATGTCGATGGCATGACTGGTAATGCCCAATAA
- a CDS encoding DUF3737 family protein translates to MMMKVIENQTFDMERALYGSNDILVRNCNFDGSEDGESALKECSNIKVENCFWNLRYPFWHDHGLKIDHTELTELSRAALWYSDHITITDSKLHGIKALRECSDVSIEGCHIISPEFGWSAKSTVMRKSSAEGEYFFMRAQNLDFSQVTLKGKYSFQYIEDAFFDRCRFDTKDAFWHAKNVTVKDSVIKGEYLAWYSDDLTLINCKITGTQPFCYCRNLRLIDCEMTDTDLAFEKSDVEATILTPVDSIKNPRSGSIRVPSVGSMIMDDKDAKGSIIEDKNADKRNENPIGA, encoded by the coding sequence ATGATGATGAAAGTGATTGAAAACCAGACATTTGATATGGAACGGGCGCTTTATGGAAGTAATGATATTCTGGTAAGGAATTGTAACTTCGATGGATCGGAAGATGGGGAAAGTGCATTAAAAGAATGCAGCAACATTAAAGTGGAAAATTGTTTCTGGAATCTGCGGTATCCATTCTGGCATGATCACGGACTAAAAATCGACCATACCGAACTGACAGAGCTTTCCAGAGCAGCCCTGTGGTATTCCGATCATATTACAATCACAGATTCTAAACTGCACGGTATAAAGGCACTCAGAGAATGCAGCGATGTTTCCATAGAAGGATGCCATATTATTTCCCCGGAATTTGGCTGGTCTGCAAAAAGTACAGTAATGCGTAAAAGCAGCGCGGAAGGCGAGTATTTTTTCATGCGCGCTCAAAATCTGGATTTTTCACAGGTGACATTAAAAGGAAAATATTCCTTCCAGTATATTGAAGATGCATTTTTTGACCGATGCCGATTTGATACAAAGGATGCCTTCTGGCATGCGAAAAATGTAACGGTAAAGGACAGTGTCATAAAAGGGGAATACCTTGCATGGTACTCAGATGACCTGACACTGATAAACTGCAAGATCACTGGCACACAGCCTTTCTGTTACTGCCGGAATCTGAGACTGATCGACTGCGAAATGACAGATACTGACCTGGCTTTTGAGAAATCTGATGTAGAGGCAACAATCTTAACACCAGTTGACAGTATTAAAAACCCGCGTTCCGGATCTATCCGTGTTCCGTCTGTAGGCAGTATGATCATGGATGATAAAGACGCAAAGGGAAGTATCATAGAAGATAAAAACGCAGATAAACGAAATGAAAATCCAATAGGTGCTTAA
- a CDS encoding response regulator transcription factor, translating into MKLLIIEDEPDLVSTLAAGFSQLGYITEYATDGSEGYELACINKYDLIILDLNLPSMDGIEILKAIRAEDKEQRILILSARSSVEDKVTGLDFGANDYLSKPFAFAELEARVRSLLRRSFIQRDTSLKFDILTVDTRAKSVTAGDEKLELAPKEYLILEYLMMHMGKVISSEELIEHVWHSDANYFTSSVKVHMSNLRKKLTENCGMEMITTVRGSGYIIGKEGTSGL; encoded by the coding sequence ATGAAACTACTGATCATTGAAGATGAACCGGATTTGGTGAGTACCCTGGCGGCGGGGTTTTCTCAGCTTGGATATATAACAGAATATGCGACAGACGGAAGCGAGGGATACGAACTGGCCTGTATCAATAAATATGATCTGATCATTTTGGATTTAAACCTTCCGTCAATGGATGGGATTGAGATATTAAAAGCAATAAGAGCGGAAGATAAGGAGCAGCGTATTCTTATTCTTTCTGCCCGCTCTTCTGTGGAGGATAAAGTAACGGGACTGGATTTTGGAGCAAATGACTACCTTTCAAAACCATTTGCCTTTGCAGAGCTTGAAGCGCGTGTCCGGTCTCTTTTAAGGCGAAGTTTTATCCAGAGGGATACGAGTTTAAAGTTTGATATTTTAACAGTGGATACGAGAGCCAAAAGTGTAACAGCCGGTGATGAAAAACTGGAATTGGCACCAAAAGAGTATTTGATCTTAGAGTATTTAATGATGCATATGGGAAAAGTCATCAGTTCGGAAGAGTTGATCGAGCATGTATGGCACAGTGATGCCAATTACTTTACATCCTCTGTGAAGGTACATATGAGCAACCTTCGTAAGAAATTAACAGAAAACTGTGGTATGGAAATGATCACGACAGTACGCGGAAGCGGCTATATCATCGGAAAGGAGGGGACATCCGGCTTATGA
- a CDS encoding response regulator transcription factor, protein MSKECVLLVEDDADIREGVRILLESENYNVTEAENGRQGLELLDENTDLVILDVMMPGLSGLRTCEEIRRFSNVPVLFLTAKAQESDKLIGLMAGGDDYLPKPFSYAELLGRVKALLRRYNVYMGRKAPETSKEEPYLENGGIKIHEIFNEVYVDGMEKEMSDIEYHILLLMMQHPRKIFSAQNLYESVWEEPYFYSCNSTVMVHIRKLRVKIEKDPKYPKYIKTIWGKGYKFDAENE, encoded by the coding sequence ATGAGTAAAGAATGTGTACTGCTTGTGGAAGATGATGCGGATATCCGGGAAGGCGTCCGTATTTTATTAGAAAGCGAAAATTATAACGTTACAGAAGCGGAGAATGGCAGACAGGGGCTGGAACTTTTAGATGAAAATACGGATTTGGTTATTCTTGACGTAATGATGCCTGGTTTGTCAGGACTGCGGACCTGCGAAGAAATCAGGAGGTTTTCTAATGTTCCGGTACTCTTTCTTACCGCAAAAGCGCAGGAGTCTGATAAATTAATAGGACTGATGGCGGGGGGCGATGATTATCTGCCGAAGCCTTTTTCATATGCGGAGCTTCTGGGAAGGGTAAAAGCATTACTGCGCCGGTACAATGTATATATGGGAAGAAAAGCACCGGAAACGAGTAAAGAAGAGCCATATTTGGAAAATGGCGGTATTAAAATACATGAGATTTTTAATGAGGTGTATGTCGATGGTATGGAAAAAGAAATGTCGGATATTGAATACCATATCCTTTTGCTAATGATGCAGCATCCGAGAAAAATATTTTCTGCACAGAACCTCTATGAAAGTGTGTGGGAAGAACCCTATTTTTATTCCTGCAACAGCACAGTCATGGTGCATATCCGGAAACTCCGGGTAAAAATAGAGAAGGATCCGAAATACCCGAAATACATCAAAACCATATGGGGAAAGGGGTATAAGTTTGACGCAGAAAATGAGTAG
- a CDS encoding class I SAM-dependent methyltransferase, which produces MKTNQYLIDFYNNYDEDRRLALRHGSVEFLTTMHYIEKYIKPGDRVFEAGAGTGRYSHALARQGYIVDALELVEHNIEIFRKNIQADEKITITQGNALDLSAFPDNAYDITLLLGPLYHLYSIEDKRRALREAIRVTKQGGVIFAAYVISDGCLLDEGFKRGNICVAEYIKKGLLDSVTFAAKSEPRDLFELVRKEDIDDLMSVFPVTRLHYVAADGCALFLREAVDAMDSSTFELYLKYHLATCERQDLLGITSHAIDIFRK; this is translated from the coding sequence ATGAAAACAAATCAATATTTGATCGATTTTTATAATAATTATGATGAGGACAGACGGCTGGCATTAAGGCACGGATCTGTTGAGTTTCTTACCACTATGCATTACATAGAAAAGTATATAAAACCCGGCGACCGTGTATTTGAAGCCGGTGCCGGTACGGGCCGTTATTCTCATGCACTGGCGCGTCAGGGATACATCGTTGACGCGCTGGAATTAGTAGAACACAATATAGAGATTTTCCGTAAAAATATACAAGCAGATGAAAAAATAACCATAACCCAGGGCAACGCGTTAGATTTATCTGCTTTTCCTGATAACGCGTATGACATAACGCTGCTGCTGGGGCCGTTATACCACCTCTATAGTATAGAAGATAAACGCCGGGCATTGCGTGAGGCAATTCGTGTAACAAAACAGGGCGGTGTAATTTTTGCTGCGTATGTTATATCTGATGGTTGTCTCCTTGACGAAGGCTTCAAACGCGGCAATATCTGTGTTGCTGAATATATAAAAAAGGGCCTGCTTGATTCTGTGACCTTTGCTGCCAAATCTGAGCCAAGGGATCTATTTGAGCTTGTGCGCAAAGAAGATATTGATGATTTAATGTCAGTTTTCCCCGTAACGCGACTGCATTACGTTGCCGCAGATGGCTGCGCCTTATTTTTGCGTGAGGCAGTGGACGCAATGGACAGCAGCACCTTTGAACTATATTTGAAATATCACTTGGCTACTTGTGAACGCCAAGATTTATTGGGCATTACCAGTCATGCCATCGACATATTCAGGAAATAA
- a CDS encoding sugar O-acetyltransferase, with protein MEINEFIEAMKSGQLITTVAEARECMHMLSQEALRLTSELNGGYHTPEEIRGLMEKLTGKPIDETFCLFPPFYTDCGKNLTIGKHVFLNSGCKFQDQGGITIGDGAQIGHNVVLATLNHNLDPAHRQDLIPAPIHIGRNVWIGANAVILPGVVIGDGAVIAAGAVVTKDVPENTVAGGVPAKVIKTIPA; from the coding sequence ATGGAAATAAATGAATTTATAGAAGCAATGAAAAGCGGGCAGCTCATAACCACTGTTGCAGAAGCACGTGAATGTATGCATATGCTTTCCCAGGAGGCATTACGGCTGACGTCAGAATTAAATGGCGGCTATCATACCCCGGAGGAAATCCGGGGGCTTATGGAAAAGCTGACCGGTAAACCCATAGATGAGACATTCTGTCTGTTTCCGCCTTTTTATACAGACTGTGGAAAAAACCTTACAATAGGAAAACATGTATTCCTCAATTCCGGATGTAAATTTCAGGATCAGGGAGGAATCACCATAGGAGACGGTGCGCAGATTGGTCACAATGTAGTCCTTGCCACTTTGAATCACAATCTGGATCCTGCACATAGGCAGGATCTCATTCCTGCCCCCATCCATATCGGCAGAAATGTCTGGATCGGAGCCAATGCAGTGATCCTGCCGGGTGTTGTCATTGGTGACGGCGCAGTCATTGCAGCCGGCGCAGTCGTGACCAAAGATGTACCGGAAAATACAGTCGCAGGAGGTGTGCCAGCCAAAGTGATTAAGACAATCCCTGCATAA